Genomic window (Rhododendron vialii isolate Sample 1 chromosome 4a, ASM3025357v1):
gaatttCACCCGAATAAACAAATGGCTTCGAGAACGTAAACCAAACAATCAAACTAGcatgggcttcgagaatttcacccgaacaaaagATGTTACCGGGGCTAGATGAAATACCCcatatacaagaaaaaataaagcagAATACTGGACGAATTTATATTAAGTGCATAACGCTCAAAGGCGTATGGGCCGAGCAAAAAGTTGTACAAAAGATGCCAACactagccatggaatttccTAAGCTTTTGGGCATTCCATGGATTAGCGATTGGCGTGCCATCCATTTCAGCAAGCTTGTAGACTCCATGCCCGATCTTCTCAACCACTcggtaaggtccttcatagggGTCTTTCAGCTTGGTCAACTTGGTCGCTTCGGtaaccatccgaaggactaagtccccGACGTTGAATGGTCGAGCACGAACATTGCGGTTGTAGCCCCTTGCAACTTCTTGCTGGTACGCGGCGTGccgaaggttagcattgtcACGTAGTTCTTCGGCTAAATCTAACTCGGTACCCACAAAAGCACTGTTGTCGATAGGGTTAAAATTCTCCGTCCGAACTGTAGGGATCATAGTAGATAAAGGGAGGACAGCCTCCATACCGTAGGCCATAGCGAACGGAGTACGGCCGGTGGACCGCCGAGGTGTTGTTCGATAGGCCCACAAGAcgtgtggaagctcttccacccacTTACCGAGCTTTCGATCCAGACGGCGCTTCAGCCCCCGAGTGATTGTCTTGTTCGAtgcttcggcttgtccattaCCTTGAGGATATGCCACCGAGGAATTTTGGATGGTAATGTGGCGCTTCgcataaaaagctttgagaGCGGAGGCAACAAATTGGGAGCCATTATCAGAAAGGATGGCGTACGGTACGCCGAACCTGGAGATAATGTGCTTCCAAATAAAGCGTTCCACGTCCCCGGCGGTGGTCTTGATCATGGGGGAAGCttctacccacttggtgaacaaatctgtggcagtgagcatgtactcaaatcctccaggcgccttcggcatcttgccaactatgtcaaaagcccaaaccgcaAACGGCCACGGACTggtgatcattttaagggggaaTGCAGGTTGGTGGATGAGAGATGCTTGCTTTTGACACCGAACACAGAGCTTTACGTATTCTTCGGATTGTTtgaccatcttcggccaccaatagccttgtgTCAGGGCACGCTGTGCAAGGGACCGTCCTCCTGAGTGAGCCCCACAGCTACCCGAATGAAGTTCCTCCAGAACGGCTGGCACAAGGTCGTCGTGGACGACACGCAGATCGGGGCCAGTGAAAGTCCGTCGGTAGAGATTGTCATTCGGTCCCAAGAAAAAATTGGCGGCTCGGCAACGGATTTTGTACGCTTCGCGCTTGTTCGTCGGTAGGACTTGATTCTTCAGGTAAGCAACCACAGAATCCAGCTGGCTTGGGCCGAGGGCGATGGCCATAACCCATTCAGACGGCTTTTCGAAGCTCGGTTTGGGGACCTCGTCAAAGGTGATGGTGCGACTACCCGAGGTCTTGTAGACTGAAGCAAGACCTGCAAGGGCGTCAGCATGGGCGTTATGCTCCCGAGCGATCCACTCCACTTCTACGCGTCCAAATCTTCCGAACAAAGCTAAGACGTGGCTCACGTAAGCATTCATACGTTgatctttggcttgataatcgTCGTTTAAATGCCCCACGATGAGCTGAGAGTCACAAAAGACATGAACCGAATCCGCATCCAgccgaagagcaagttggaggcCTGCAATTAGAGCTTCATATTCCGCCTCGTTGTTCGTCGCCGTGTACCCAATTGAAACCACGCTTTCATGAACAGTCCCGCTGGGTGAGACAAGGACGATGCCTGCACCAGCTCCATGAACATTAGAAGCTCCATCGACGGTCAATCGCCAagcgtcgccggagaagagcttCCATTGTCGTTTGGGTTTCTTGCGTCCGAAGGAATACCGAGCACGGAGTGGTTCGGTTTGACAGACGGACGTCccttccaaaacctcttcttcttgaatCCGAGCTTCATCAGTAGCGGTTGCCAGGGCATTGGCCTCGTCTAGTAAGCCGGGAgtgagttcggcaaagaagtcggccaaGACTTGCCCTTTGATAGCTGTCTGAGGCTCGAATTGGATGTCGAAGTTGGCCAAGTCTTGAGAGAATTTCAGGATTCGGCTCGACGTGTCCGTTTTCCGAAGaacagctttgagaggaaactcagtgaggaccacaatcctatgggattgaaagtagggcaggaggctcgttttagcagaaacgagagccaatgctaacttttccataggcagatacctcgtctgagaATCCGTCATCGTTTTACTGGAATAGAAGATCGGTTGATGGTCCATCCCCTCTCTCCGAACAAGAACCGCGCTCGTTGCATGGTCGGAAACGGCAAGGTAAAGATAGAGATCTTCATCGGGCAGGGGCTTGACGAGCAAAGGAGCGTGAGATAGGTATTGCTTTAAAGATTGCAGAGCCTGCTCGCACTCCTCTGTCCATACAAATCTACGTCGGCTTGTTGTGATTGCTCGGAAGAATGGGCGGCAGAGATCGCTCGAACGTCGAATGAAACGGTTCAAGGCAGCAACTATCCCCGTGAGCCGCTGTACCTCTTTAATTGTAGTTGGAGCTCGTAGCCTCTGCACAGCCAAAATTTGGGTAGGATCAGCTTCGATTCCTCGGCGACTCACCATGTACCCCAAGAATTTCCCCGAGCTAACGCCGAACGcacacttctcggcattgagacGTAGCTTCCTATGTTTTAGAACAGCAAAGACCTCTCCCAGATCCCGAAGGTGATCCCGAGCGAATATGCTTCTGCAAACTAAATCGTCGATATAAGCTTCTACTTTTACGCCGAGCATGCCAGGAAACATCTTCGTTATGGAGCGTTGGAAGGTGGCGCCTGCATTCTTCAGGCCGAACGGGACAACTTTGTAGCAGAAGGTTCCCCGAGGCGAGATGAAAGCCGTTTTTTCCTGATCTTCCGGATCCAAAGCTATTTGATGGTAGCCCCGATACGCGTCCATGAAGCTTAAGCGCTCGCATCCTGCCGTTGCGTCTACCATCTGCTCGATCCGAGGAAGTGGAAATCGATCCATGGGGCAGGCGTCATTGAGGTTCGTGTAATCGACACAGACCCttagtttcccatttttcttcgggACTACCACTGGGTTGGCAAGCCAGGTGGGGTATAGCACTTCCCGAATGACGCCAGCTTCCAACAGTTGATTCACCTCTGCTATCACAGCTTCGGTGTGTGCGGCCGACGAGCGTCGAACTTTTTGCACAACCGGTCGCCTATTCGGATCTACATTCAATGAGTGCATGGCGAACGAAGGATCCACGCCCGGCATGTCTTGTGGTGTCCAAGCAATGACCTCTATGTTTCAAATCAGGAATTGATAGATCTCCTCACGTTCGTCCGTGCTCAATGAACTCCCGATCAGAAAATATCTTCCTTCTTCCCCAGGAATGGAAAAACGTATTAGCTCCTCGGCTGACCGTTGTTCGGCAAGTAcaccaacatcctcaatcactGGGATAGGAGCGGCAGCCACGCATTGTACCTCCATGCAGCTCTGTTTGTTCGTTacagtgctgatgtagcatttcttggattggatttgatcgCCTCGCAGGCTTTCCTGTCGTCCGTTCCATCCGACGAATTTTACCACCTGGTGATATGTTGAAGCAACCGCTTGCATTTTgtgtagccaggttcggccaagaatgaCGTTGTACGGACTTGGCGAAGCGACCACCACAAATTCGATCTCCAGGATACGTGATCCAGCTCGCACAGGGAGGGTAATCAGGCCGAGTGGCCAAACCGGGGCTCCCGTAAAACTGACAAGGGGAGCTGACGTTGTCCGAAGTTGAGCGGGAGATAATCCGAGGCTCTGATAAGTAGAGAAAAACATGACATCggccgagcttccctgatctATCAATACCCGTTGTACGGTTGATTTTTCAATGGCAATAGTGACGACGAGGGCATCTGCATGTGGAAGttgtactccttttaagttGTCGGAAGAAAAAGTTATGATACCGCCGAAGCTCGGATCTTCCCATTTTCGCTTTCCCGAAGCTCCCACGTTGCAAACTGACGCAGAGGCGACAGCCCTGTCAATTTCTGAACGAAGTTCGGCCGCCCTTCCTTCGGATACAAGTCCTTGTATTACGCTTACGAGATTGCCAACAAGAGGGggaggtggaggaagtggaTTTTGCTGAACGTCGATCCACTGATTGAGGTGACCGGCAGCTGCTAACTCTTCTAGATACCTTTTGAAAGGTGGGCATTGCGTGGTGTAATGGCCAAGTTCCTTATGATACGTGCACATCCCCGGTCCGCTCCCGACGGTGCCTAAGAGTaccgttggccaaacaaagaacggCAATTTGCCAATGATGTTAAGAAGTTTATAAATAGGTTCAGTGAATACCGTACGTTCGGCGACGTATTCGTCCGGTCGGGGTTCTCTTTTCGTTTGTGTCCAGGATTGTGGCTGAGGGTGCTGCGGGGGTCGGCCCTTGTTGTTCGATTTGTTCGAGGCCTGGCCCGAGCTACCCTGGCTCCCTTGCCCTTGGCGAACGTTCGATACCTGCTTCTTCGGCCCTATCGTCTTGGCAGGTTCAGCCTTTGATGTATGTCGCTCGGCCATTGCTTCTTCGTGAACGCAATCTTTCTCGATTATTGTCATGAGCTCCCCCATTGTCTTAGGTGGATTTCGTGAGAGGTCACGAAACATTGCTGAGGTTGGGTCCAATCCATTCATGAAAGACTCGGCTGCTACCCCTTGATCACAGTCGGGAATAAGgttatagacttcccagtaacGCTCGGTATAGAGTCGCAGTGTTTCTCCCGCCGTTCTTCGTATGTTCACCAGCATCGATAATGTCTTCGGTTGAATGTTGCTGGTGACGAAGCGTTTGCTAAACTCCAATTCTAGCTCGTTAAAGCAAGAAATGGATTTGGGCTTCAACTGGTTGTACCATAACATGATCGGTTCACTGAGAGTGAGCGGGAAGATTTTACACATAAGAGCGTCAGAAAAGTTATGGAGGCTCATGGTTTGCCTGAAGCGACAaacgaacgcgactgcgtcTTCTTTTGCCTCATAGCACTTCAGCTTCGGCATGACGAATCTGTCTGGCGGCCGCTCTTGTTGAATAgcatccacgaagggggaagcctttgccttcccgagcttcgaattGTCTTCGGCCTGCCCTTCGGCTGCGATCTGTGTGGCGACAGGGGGAAGAACATCAGTATGCCGCTCCggagtctttcttctttcccgCCGACGGTGCCCCTCTTTTTCCCTCGGTCGTGGAGCAGCTAGCATTAAGGGCGCCTGTGCCTCCCTCAAGCTCGTCAATGGGGCGTGCCGAGGTTGAAGAGCCGGGTCGATGGGTTGGTACACGGTTGGCAGGCCCGTGAATTGATCATAGAGGACAATCGTATTATCGTGCTCCGAACGGTTTCCTCTGCTTTCTGTTCGGTGTCGACTGCCAGAGTTGGCGGAGTGTCGCCCATCGTGACGTTCGGAATCATGTCGCGATTGAAATGAATATTCCCGGTTGCTACTGGTATGGGGTCGCCGAGGTGGATCATTTAAGTCCACGGGCCTCTTTCCACTTTTCTGACTCATCCTTCGTTCGGAACGGTGTTTTGTTCGGACAGACTCGCCTCCCCTGTTGGTTCCCGCTGTGGAGCCCGTTGCCGAGGATCTAGTACTCTCGGCTCGAATGATGCTTGTCAGCCGAGGTCGTGAAACCCCCTGATCGAGGCGCTCAAAGACAGTTCGTCGTTCGGTAACAGCGAGTTCGGCCGTTTGGGGTGGGCGAGACGGTCGATTTCGTTTGTGGGATCTCTTTGGTTGACTGGGCTCGGCATGATGTTCGTTTGCAGGGGTTACGGTCAACCCCCCGTCCCGCTCCTCTAGCCGTTGTTGCAGCATAGTAATAACCGCTGCCTGACGTTTTTGTTCGGCCAAGGCGATATCCAACTCGGTCGGTGGGAAAGAAAGTTGGCGGGCTACATGTGGAACCGCCCTAGCCGTTTGACGGGGCTCAAGGTTGATAGATCCGTAGCCTTCCAACCCAAGGGTTAAGTTCTCTGGGCCCGGAGGTGGGAGATGTTGAGCCATTTGTTCCGTGCAAATATGAAGAACAAACAGGATCTGAGATGAACAAAGGCCCTCAACGGATTATGAACgcgaagaacacaaagaacacccCGAAAGTTGTTTTCTATtcatccccagcagagtcgccaattgtgggggcgtGATCTCTTCGTGCTCCTTCTGGTGCGGCCACCCCCGAATGTGGGACCGTGAATGCTAACGCCGGTCTTGATGTatctgcagaaccggagggggctgttcctccgggaagaagctccgatgattaagtcagtaggtggagagaagaagtttagtaagaacaatatgttggagagaaagaagtgttcttttagATTAGATTTTTTGGATCCCCCTCTCAATGGTcatgcttctctatttataggcaaagaggtgaagtgctgagcaagttggccatgctttccacgtgtcacgttctgctcggttggcgccttctagcagggccagttaatgaacaccacttccctagtctttcagaaccacatgggttgatgtcagaatggtcacatcgttcagagatgtcacttcgaatgtcTGAGAGGACAGCTttcttatcagtagatatttatggaaggttccacaatcgtTTAGGTTCGGCGGGACCCTCGTCCGGCATGGGAATTATCCGAGCGCAGGATATCCCGTCCGAAGCACATCCTGGCCGAACAAACGGAAGTTTGTATCTGTGCGCCCGATAAGACCCCGAGCGAACTTATGTGTCGTACGTTCGGATATAGCCTTTATttgttcggtgaagtactcgtggtCCTGTCTATCCTTCGGTCCTGCCGATGTCCAAACTTATTTATAGGTGTACTGTGATAGCTTTTATGATGGGTTAAACAGCGTGTGAACCCTCATCCCCCCttttgaaccttcggatatttcggccccctataGAGCTCTTGGGTCTTAGTTTTATTTGAGGCATCTGTTGTTAGGCATTTTCTACCTTGTATAGGTTCTTGTATTGTGGGTTTAATCCCAACGTTGTTTGAgttggttggttataaaattggacatttaccaaaaaaaaaaaaaaaaattgtaaatgcCATTGCTCGTCATATCCTCTCAGTATTGGATTATAATCAAGAGGGTTTGGTTTGTAGTAGCGGTCATCACCTTAAATCCAAGGACGATGATTTGCCCGTTGGTACAGTTTGTTCCTCTTTTCTAAATGGTTACCTGTTGTTCAGAGGATATGCTTTGATTTGAATGTTTGGTGTTTGTATTGCTTCGGGTTTTAGCCTTTAGGTATGAGATGATGTGTTTCACTGGTGTATATGATCTTGTTCTTCTCCCTTTGAAATTGGATATGCTTGGGCAATGTAACAAGCAAAGTCAACTACATTTTGAAACAAGGAATATATTTAATGTAACTAGAAATACATTGACATTATCCATTAATATCGAAGTATTGCAAAGCTCTTGCTTCTATTTCTTTAGCTACTTCATGTGGCCACGAAGGACAGGCTTAACGTTAGTCCTGTTTCTCTTGTCTTTGCCATAGCgtatttcaattttatttggCCATTCTTGGGAATTTATGGGTTATTAATTGATTGTGAATTGTTGTAGCCTGTGCAGAATGGCTTAGTTTGATATATTTGGCGAATGAGGTGAGTGGAGTACTGTATTTTGGAGGGTCTCTACTGACTTCGAATTAGTTAGTAGGTATAATGACTCCAAAAGTTCCTATGTTGTATCAGAGGTCTTGTGTGGTCTTGACTCCCCTGGGGCAAGTATATTTCTCTCGCATCATCTGTATCCCTATACATCTCCACATGCTGTAGGGCTGCGCATAGCGGAGCTTATTCAACTTGTTCAAACTGCTTCTGTAACTCACCCAAGCTTGACTTGAGTAGTTTAGGGGATACTTCAGCTACTGCCACAttggtgtttggttggatgTCTCCCAAATCCAGTGAACCACCAAGGTAATAGGATTGTGAAAGTGAAATTAGAGACCATTCTTCTAAATCCGTGACTTATTTTAGCTTGTGAATTGGAATTAACTCTGCTTTAAGCGAGACTTAGTATGGTTTCGTTTCTTTTAGATTGAATATTCTCAATCACAGCTTAATATCTAGTTTTCTATctatttcaattatattttccATCAGTGATTAATGTTGGATTAGGTGTACGATAAGGTTTCCTTTGGGTTCATATTGCTTGTTTATGCAAGGTTTTTGGGAGGTCGGTGGGTACGTTCATTATCCAATTCAATAGCTGATACCCACGCATAGAACTTATAGTTAACTTGAATTGGGAAAGATCTGTTTTTCAATACTTCTAGACCGGTAACCATGGTATCTGTTCTGAGCACAAGTTACTGGTTTACTTTCTACAAACTGAGAGCTTCTTCTCTCTTGGTCGGTATCTACTTGGTCTTGTTTAATACTAATGTGAATGTGTATAGGCTTCTGGGCTACTTCGGTTAATCATTTAATGCTTCTTTCTTCATAAACAGATTGGAGTGTGCAAGCAATGGTTAGCTGGATACTATCCGAGCACTTTGGTAGCCAAAACGTGTCCATTGTTGCCGAAGAAGATGTCGAAACTCTTTCCAATCCTGATTCAGCCGGTCTGTTAGACGTGGTAGTAACCACTGTCAACAAATGCTTAGCTGAAGCTCCAAAGTTTGGTCTTAAAAAGCCAGCCAAGACTCTGGGGAATTCCCAAGTTCTTAATGCCATCAGCCGATGCAACTCAAGTGGAGGCCCTAAAGGAAGGCACTGGGTCCTTGACCCTGTTGATGGGACATTAGGGTTTGTCCGTGGGGACCAGTATGCCATTGCTTTAGCCTTGATTGAGGATGGAAAAGTTGTTATTGGAGTTCTTGGGTGCCCTAATTACCCAATGAGGAAGgaatggctaaattaccatcaCGAACACTATCGAGCTATGACAGAGTCATTGCTGCCCTCTCCTCATTCTTGGGATGTAGGATGTGTGATGTATACGAGGAGAGGTTGTGGCAAAGCATGGATGCAGCCATTAATCCACGGCGATGAGACGCTTGAGTGGCCAAACTTTGCAAAAAGTATTCAGGTTTCTTCCATTGATGATCCAGCACTGGCGACTTTTTGTGAACCAATGGAGAGAGCGAATTCAAACCACTCCTTCACCGCTGGACTTGCTCACAGCGTTGGGCTTAGGTGTGTTGACATTTCGTCTcactttttacattttagaGGTTTTAACTGTCTACTTGGACAAAAATATGGTAGAATTTTCGATTTAGATTCTACAACTGTTTACTTGGATAATTGAAagttttggtttgaattttatcGACTTAGATAGAGACTGGACCCGGGACTGGATTGTCATTGGCTGAGAGAGATTAGGTGATTGGATGTGCAAAACAGATCTGCCAAATGAAGAATCAATTTTAACCTATATTCTTAacagaagtttttttttttttttttaaaaaaaagctcTCATTTCCTCAAATTCAAAACAGCATTTCATTCCTTCAGTTCCCTAATTAAGCTGTGTAGATGTTTTGGTTTCAGTTTAACGTCAGTAGAAGTTTAGATATTGCGAGCTGGGATTTATTTGTAAATAGTCTTGCTCCACGCCTTGCTTTTGAATTTACTTGGTGAGGTTGAGAAGCCTTTCCAAAGATGCAGCAACCTTATTGTTGTCTAATGTCATTTTACTGCTTTCACTTGTTAACTGTAGAATATGGTTAGGGAAGTGATATGCACACTCCGTTTTAAGCCTCTCATTGTCACTCATTTCCTTGTCTTTTAGCCATTCAAATTCTATGTTTTCCTTTTGGCCTCTCATTAGGTGCTAAAAGTTTAAGTGCTATTTCCCATTGTCCATTCAAAAGTTGTTTCTTATCGCCCGTGACTGTCTATACCTTCAGGCCCTTTCATAGTTCATAGTCAGACACATTAACAATGATATATTTCTGCTTGGGCTGGTGATGGCAGAAAGAAGCCCTTGCGTGTTTATAGCATGGTGAAATACGCAGCCATAGCTCGGGGAGATGCTGAAATTTTCATGAAGTTTGCAACAGCTGGATACAAAGAGAAGATATGGGACCACGCTGCTGGTGTTCTCATTGTTGAAGAGGCTGGGGGTGTGGTGACCGATGCAGGGGGACGCCCTCTGGACTTCTCAAAGGGAATGTACCTTGAAGGCCTCGATCGTGGCATCATTGCTTGTTGCGGGGTACCATTACATGATAAAATCGTCGGTGCAATTTTTGCGAGTTGGGATTCTTCTAACCTCTAAGGGCCTGATAAGTATGAAGACATTTTGATATGCGTCCATACCGCACTGAGTTGTGACATCTTAATGGCGACTGACTGaggattatgagagccctaaccCACCATCTGCTCATTTTTCTGGCAGCAGGCGTAGTCTGAGTAATGGTATAGCTTCAGTTTTTGCCGTTTAGTTGTTTCGCATGTCTAGATGTGACTTGCGGAACAGTGGTGGATCCTCGATTTCTTCATTGTTATGTTGGTTATGTGACCATAAGCTGATATCTTGTAAGGACATGGTGCAGCATTTTGATGCACACCATTCTGCAACTAATTCGTGTATTGAAATAGAAATCTCGAAATCAGAGAAAGCGGTTTGTGCTCAAGCATACGTTttttagattgagctgattagGTACCATATATGGTTCCGAAGGTTTTTGAATGCAGAACGCAAACGTAGTGGGCAGAGATATTTATCCCCTCTTTTTATGAAGCGGTTGATTTTCGTGACTCAAAATCAACCCCCTTGTCAACTAGGGGTACATGGGACTTTTCATAACCAGTGATTCACACTAGATTTTCCTTTCGTTGTGCTTCTTTCTGGAACTAAATGTAGAGGTTGCGAAGATGGAAGACATGAGAGATAAGTATCAGCATATGGAGGtaagattattcagtgctcctgGGTCCAACACTTTCTCTTAGCCACATTTCTGCCACGCTCTTTGTGTCTTGATGGAACTGTGTATGGATCTCACACAGAACACTAGCGAGTGCTGGTGTATGATGACTAAAAGTTAACTTCTCGTATCGAATGAGTCGTGCAATCCCGGGATTGTGTAGGTTAGCAATACATGTGAATATCACACTAACTTGTGACTTGGAAGGGGGAGGTAGAAGAACCAAGGGATGGTGTTGTGCGGGTGGTGCACAGGATCGTGTTGTGTACCATCCGAGCTGTCCATTCAACAATTCCAATCCATTTGTTTTGGAAACGcttttcaggtttttttttttgggtgtttggtgagatggaaaatgaattttgacaaaagaaaGTTTTCATGCTCAACCAAGTTGGCATTGACAAAAAACGCTTTCCAAAACATTACTCAGTAGTACTGTTGCTTCACGGCTATCACTAACCACAACCGTCAACCCAATACCCATCACCGTGGTCAAAGGCCAAGGGGGCGTAAATGACCCGAATTTTAGAATGTCCAGAGTAGTCGGTTAAGTTTTTGGCGAACTCAAGGCTCGAGCTCAAACTCATTGAAAATTTGACAAACCGAGCTCTAGCCAAGCTTACCTAGGTTTGAGTCGAATTCGAGCTCATTCACGAGCTTAACAATCCAAAAACTTTGAGGTACCGTTACTGCACGACTGTACCTAAACCACACCCATCAATCTAACAAGCCACGAACAAAACCTTCCCAGCCTAAATTGTTCAGGTTAAGCATATCCCCATTACTAACCCCACTAATGAGATTTACAGTGTGAACACAAGAATCAAACAACTTCACTGTGCGATTCCCATTTCGAAACTGAAGTTCTCTCTCCAAGAAAATTGAAGACTTCTAAACGTACTTATAGtactaaaaataatataatactATAGTCCTTTGTGTACTCCAGAATTTCATGTCAAATACTAACtctgtgtgcgcgcgcgcggaATCGAGTGTGGCTCACTGGTTTCCGTGTTGATTATTCAAAGACACTGCGTAAAAATTCTCCTACGATGCCGGTGTTATTTGACTAGTTAATCTTATACTCACTACTCAATAACGTCATGTTATTCATAGTCCCAAAATGGGTTTGGTCATGTGGGTACGAGAAAGCAATTGAAGGGTTTGTCCCCAACAAGTCGCAAGTTCGAATTCCATGAAGGCTAAACATTCGAAACCTTGGGGCTACTGAAAATTTgtccggtcgttaacttcaagacctcgaaattaGTCGAGGCGCGTGCAAATTATCGAAGATGCGGCTATCAAACGAAAACCCCTTCTTGCTATTCAGTGGTTTGCATTTCAAAAACAGGAAGCTTCCCCTAGATATCGAGAGAGGGTCAACGAAAGGGTCCCTGTTCTGAATTATTAAAAGGGTTAGGCCGTTCCTTTTTGGGCCCTTGCACTCCGTTTGAGAGCCTCACATCCTGTCTCCTCTGGTCCACATTTAGAATTATTGttcaataaaacttttttttttttgcatttattttttgttttttgttttcgcAAGTAAAAGaagcattttttttgtcacaacgATAACAGGTAATATTATAGATTCAAGAGAAAACTCTATTTCTAAACAAGGGATCAAGAAACCAAATAGTAGAGAACTCAGTTGAAAGACTACACCAAACTCTAACTAAACCCATCgctccaaacaaacggagcactgcagaaaataaccaaaaacacCCACATAGGGGTGATAGAAGCCCTACAAATAGGAGAAATCTCACATAGCCACAGGGGATACCAAAGAAAAgaaccagaaaaaagaaaaaaaccggTAACGAAACCGGACAGAGTCTATCGTACCGGAGCAGACTTCAGCCACCCACCTAGATCTCCCACTTTGGTGGGAGGAGGATGCCTCCGGCAATCACGATCTGCAAGCCATTACATCCAAAAGACATCGGACTGCACGCGCGGAAGAGGCAGAGGAGGGGCGGCGGATGGTGGTTTGGAGAGGTGGATCAATTCTGGATCGGCAAACTCTGGATCAATTCTTCCACATTAGATGCATGATGAAGTGGCTTAGCTGTGACAACTGATCATAGGACTGTAGAGTAGTAGTGATATTTACTATATCTTTTCTTGATTGAAATACCTTAATATTGTCCTTTAACAACTATTTTCCTACTGAAACATCGTGTCTTGCTACCCAATTATAAGACTTTAGACCCAGTTTGGggaatgttcttattttttaattacttactTTTAGTTATACGAGACtggtcattctctcataataatACAATAGActtcacctttaattcaaaaaataaattttcaaataagtCTTATTTTTAGTTATTCGGGTTCTTTTTCCGTACCTATAATAAAACCGAGGAAGCAATTTTCATTCGTCATTTGCAGAATGGAAATCGGTCTTAAATCTAGTTT
Coding sequences:
- the LOC131323327 gene encoding PAP-specific phosphatase HAL2-like isoform X1, whose protein sequence is MEAENYSEELDVAVRVVHLACSLCQRVQEGLVSATSDNVKSKDDDSPVTVADWSVQAMVSWILSEHFGSQNVSIVAEEDVETLSNPDSAGLLDVVVTTVNKCLAEAPKFGLKKPAKTLGNSQVLNAISRCNSSGGPKGRHWVLDPVDGTLGFVRGDQYAIALALIEDGKVVIGVLGCPNYPMRKEWLNYHHEHYRAMTESLLPSPHSWDVGCVMYTRRGCGKAWMQPLIHGDETLEWPNFAKSIQVSSIDDPALATFCEPMERANSNHSFTAGLAHSVGLRKKPLRVYSMVKYAAIARGDAEIFMKFATAGYKEKIWDHAAGVLIVEEAGGVVTDAGGRPLDFSKGMYLEGLDRGIIACCGVPLHDKIVGAIFASWDSSNL
- the LOC131323327 gene encoding PAP-specific phosphatase HAL2-like isoform X2, translating into MVSWILSEHFGSQNVSIVAEEDVETLSNPDSAGLLDVVVTTVNKCLAEAPKFGLKKPAKTLGNSQVLNAISRCNSSGGPKGRHWVLDPVDGTLGFVRGDQYAIALALIEDGKVVIGVLGCPNYPMRKEWLNYHHEHYRAMTESLLPSPHSWDVGCVMYTRRGCGKAWMQPLIHGDETLEWPNFAKSIQVSSIDDPALATFCEPMERANSNHSFTAGLAHSVGLRKKPLRVYSMVKYAAIARGDAEIFMKFATAGYKEKIWDHAAGVLIVEEAGGVVTDAGGRPLDFSKGMYLEGLDRGIIACCGVPLHDKIVGAIFASWDSSNL